The Methylomusa anaerophila genome has a segment encoding these proteins:
- a CDS encoding FtsW/RodA/SpoVE family cell cycle protein, whose amino-acid sequence MDKVPKLWTNPAEAVFFTAGVLLLIGTVNIFSASFVLGGQLFHDSYFFIKRHIASSAVGFIIMIIVAKMDYRRFRGEWLILLTLTVICLLVAVHYGGVDANGARRWLKLGTIQFQPSEIAKLAIIMLSAAYLGPKIDRQRPVTLFSWPVAAALVIGGLVLRQPDMGTAAVIVGLSLFLFLMAGIPRREITILFAGGAAMAVFFIQAAAYRAERIAAWFDPWSYQQTTGYQTVQSLLAIGSGGPFGMGLGMGASKFHYLPEAHTDFAFAVLCQEMGFVGALLVLGVLAVFGWYAVKIACRAVDGYGLTLALGITALIVGQAAGNIAMVVGLLPVTGVPLPFISFGGTSLLVNMVALGLLISIGRQASGKTDPDSGRRERLQRSRRRPVNSSGPTSA is encoded by the coding sequence ATGGACAAGGTACCCAAGTTATGGACAAATCCGGCGGAGGCGGTTTTTTTTACTGCCGGGGTGCTGTTACTCATTGGAACAGTTAATATATTTAGTGCCAGTTTTGTTCTGGGCGGACAATTATTTCACGACAGTTACTTTTTTATCAAACGCCACATAGCGTCTTCGGCTGTTGGGTTTATTATTATGATTATTGTGGCGAAAATGGATTATCGCCGTTTTAGAGGCGAATGGCTTATTCTTTTAACCTTGACCGTTATTTGTCTGCTGGTTGCCGTACATTACGGCGGTGTTGACGCAAACGGGGCCCGTCGCTGGCTGAAACTTGGCACAATCCAATTTCAGCCTTCCGAGATAGCTAAATTAGCTATCATTATGCTTTCCGCCGCCTATCTTGGTCCCAAAATTGACCGTCAGCGGCCGGTAACACTCTTTTCTTGGCCGGTGGCCGCGGCTCTGGTCATAGGCGGACTGGTTTTAAGACAGCCGGATATGGGAACGGCAGCGGTCATTGTAGGCCTTAGCCTGTTTTTGTTCCTTATGGCCGGCATTCCTCGCCGGGAGATAACCATCCTGTTTGCCGGCGGGGCAGCTATGGCGGTGTTTTTTATTCAGGCTGCCGCCTATCGGGCTGAACGGATTGCGGCCTGGTTTGATCCTTGGTCCTACCAGCAGACAACTGGTTATCAGACTGTACAGTCCCTGCTGGCCATCGGTTCGGGCGGGCCGTTTGGCATGGGATTGGGTATGGGCGCCAGCAAATTTCATTATCTGCCTGAGGCTCATACCGATTTCGCCTTTGCCGTTTTATGCCAGGAAATGGGATTTGTGGGAGCTTTACTTGTTCTGGGTGTATTAGCCGTGTTCGGATGGTATGCTGTTAAAATCGCCTGCCGGGCAGTTGACGGATACGGTCTGACGCTGGCATTAGGAATTACTGCTTTGATAGTGGGTCAGGCAGCCGGGAATATTGCCATGGTTGTCGGGCTGCTGCCGGTAACCGGCGTTCCGCTGCCGTTTATCAGTTTTGGCGGGACATCTCTTTTAGTTAACATGGTGGCCCTCGGTCTGCTGATAAGTATCGGGCGTCAGGCCAGCGGTAAAACAGACCCGGATTCCGGCCGCAGGGAAAGGCTGCAGCGAAGTCGCCGGCGACCAGTCAACAGCTCCGGTCCAACAAGTGCATAG
- a CDS encoding ATP-binding protein yields the protein MYISRALEKRILTASEQFRALIVTGPRQVGKTTLLKHLADTDREYVTLDDPVEREAAVSEPALFLERHKPPVIIDEIQYAPNLLPYIKMYVDTHQKKGDFWLTGSQKFHVMKNVSESLAGRIAVIEMYGLSQSEIEAVDSGARPSGEPFVCDHEVMAERLKTRKPMGLYDIYERIFKGSMPAAYSEGFNREEFYSGYVSTYLQRDIKDLTQVADELDFFRFMSACAARTSEMVNYADLAKDVGISAPTAKQWLSILASSGVVELVQPLFNNRLKRAVKSPNMYFMDTGLAVYLTRWDSPKTLEASAMSGKIFETYVVSEILKSYHNAGKRPPIYYYRDTDGKEIDLILEYNGTAYPIEIKKTGNPGKDAVKNFGVLENSGNVVGEGAVVCLYNKVLPIDKNNWIIPAWLI from the coding sequence ATGTATATAAGCCGGGCTTTGGAAAAAAGAATATTAACCGCAAGCGAACAGTTCCGTGCCTTGATTGTAACCGGGCCCCGTCAGGTTGGGAAAACCACGTTACTCAAACATTTGGCTGATACGGATCGGGAGTATGTCACACTTGACGATCCCGTGGAGCGTGAGGCAGCAGTTAGCGAGCCGGCGCTGTTTTTAGAACGCCACAAGCCTCCGGTTATCATTGACGAGATCCAATACGCACCGAACCTTCTGCCTTACATCAAAATGTATGTGGATACTCATCAAAAAAAAGGGGACTTTTGGTTGACGGGATCGCAGAAATTTCATGTGATGAAAAACGTGTCCGAGAGCCTCGCCGGACGGATTGCGGTCATAGAGATGTATGGGCTGTCCCAGAGCGAGATCGAGGCCGTGGACAGTGGCGCCAGACCTTCCGGCGAACCCTTCGTCTGTGACCATGAGGTTATGGCAGAACGTCTTAAAACGCGTAAACCAATGGGGCTCTACGACATATATGAGCGGATTTTCAAAGGCTCCATGCCTGCCGCCTATTCAGAAGGGTTTAACCGGGAAGAGTTTTATTCGGGATATGTCAGCACATATCTCCAAAGAGATATAAAAGACCTTACCCAAGTGGCGGATGAACTCGATTTCTTCCGCTTTATGAGCGCCTGCGCCGCTAGGACAAGTGAGATGGTAAACTATGCCGACCTTGCTAAAGATGTCGGCATCAGCGCCCCTACCGCCAAGCAATGGCTGTCGATTTTGGCGTCAAGCGGCGTTGTGGAATTAGTTCAGCCGTTATTTAACAATAGACTAAAAAGGGCTGTTAAGTCTCCGAATATGTATTTCATGGATACCGGGCTGGCGGTCTATCTCACCCGTTGGGATAGTCCGAAAACGTTGGAGGCTTCGGCGATGTCTGGTAAAATATTTGAAACATATGTAGTGAGTGAAATTTTGAAATCCTATCATAACGCCGGTAAACGCCCACCCATTTATTATTACAGGGATACGGACGGAAAGGAAATAGACCTGATTTTGGAATACAACGGTACGGCGTATCCGATTGAGATAAAAAAGACCGGCAACCCCGGCAAGGATGCGGTCAAGAATTTTGGAGTGTTAGAAAACTCCGGCAACGTTGTGGGCGAGGGAGCGGTGGTATGTTTGTATAACAAAGTCCTACCCATTGACAAGAACAACTGGATCATTCCAGCGTGGTTGATTTGA
- a CDS encoding DUF2935 domain-containing protein: protein MPRHHHAQSSGHPVPPLNMEELKFWLRIMEEHAMFIRNGLPCDQPDLIEEAKAFQQEFKSLRQRAEKMQSDKKFADLVADVCRTMKEFIRYKRLLLCMAITDRLGGSLYPLFLNHVLREAEYFMALLAKMRGSTMEVVKAMEADFWLRVMDDHTQLIRQLLDPSECGIIEVAENYMGDFAALSCQSRDWLSMLNEQSLEVPAFDRFLQDSRVATMRLRDFKRALNDMVAEKRLLSIFPPKLPDHIRREADHFLLILAMMEKGVVKSAKCDEDIIAKFAQPCGSTVEIDVDEIAVGNIQDDIDNLDMDFTPGCKHREEEDTSPGGTFTHKPKFSYGKKEPEVSVKYDASADLPVESNEEGKGESEGEELLAEAEPEVASELSGRPEEDSAAIKPLKTEEEKAIAMATPIILNPPLEPVKSKKQTKFKWGGNWPRQLGKVRD from the coding sequence ATGCCGCGTCACCACCATGCCCAAAGCAGCGGCCATCCTGTGCCGCCGCTTAACATGGAAGAGTTGAAGTTTTGGCTTAGAATAATGGAAGAACACGCCATGTTTATACGCAATGGATTGCCCTGTGATCAGCCGGACTTAATTGAAGAAGCCAAAGCCTTCCAACAGGAATTTAAGTCCCTACGCCAGCGGGCTGAAAAAATGCAGTCGGATAAAAAGTTTGCCGATTTAGTAGCGGATGTATGCCGTACCATGAAAGAATTCATACGTTATAAGCGGCTGCTTTTGTGTATGGCGATTACCGATCGCCTGGGAGGTTCGCTATATCCGCTGTTTTTGAATCATGTACTTAGGGAAGCTGAGTATTTTATGGCGTTGCTTGCCAAAATGCGAGGCAGTACCATGGAAGTCGTCAAAGCAATGGAGGCTGACTTCTGGCTGCGGGTCATGGATGACCACACTCAACTTATCCGCCAGCTGCTTGACCCGTCGGAATGCGGCATCATTGAGGTTGCGGAAAATTATATGGGGGACTTTGCTGCCCTGTCCTGTCAATCGAGAGATTGGCTAAGCATGCTAAATGAGCAGTCGCTGGAAGTTCCTGCTTTTGACAGATTCCTTCAGGATAGCCGGGTGGCAACCATGCGTCTGAGAGATTTCAAAAGAGCGCTGAATGATATGGTTGCTGAGAAGAGGCTGTTAAGTATTTTCCCGCCCAAGCTGCCTGACCATATACGCCGCGAAGCCGACCACTTCTTGCTGATTCTGGCCATGATGGAAAAAGGAGTGGTTAAGTCGGCCAAATGTGATGAAGACATAATTGCCAAGTTCGCTCAGCCGTGCGGGTCCACGGTGGAAATCGATGTGGATGAAATCGCTGTCGGCAATATCCAAGATGATATTGACAATCTTGATATGGACTTTACGCCCGGCTGCAAACACAGGGAAGAAGAAGATACTTCTCCTGGCGGAACCTTCACTCATAAACCGAAATTCAGCTATGGCAAGAAGGAACCTGAGGTATCTGTTAAGTATGATGCAAGCGCCGACTTGCCGGTGGAGAGTAACGAGGAGGGTAAGGGGGAAAGTGAAGGGGAAGAGCTTTTGGCCGAAGCAGAGCCGGAAGTCGCATCCGAGTTGAGCGGCAGGCCGGAAGAGGATTCGGCGGCAATCAAGCCGCTGAAAACGGAAGAAGAGAAGGCGATAGCTATGGCAACCCCGATTATATTGAACCCGCCCCTTGAACCTGTTAAAAGCAAGAAACAAACAAAATTCAAATGGGGAGGTAACTGGCCCCGGCAATTGGGGAAAGTCCGTGACTAA
- a CDS encoding virulence RhuM family protein — MADMEGIVDSDIIFYTAPDGAIRIEVVYQDETFWLTINRMAELFGTSKQNISHHLQNIYSENELDREATVKEILTVQMEGQREVSRKLEYYNLDAVIAVGYRVSSRQATQFRVWATQTLKEFIIKGFVLDDERLKQGKRFGKDYFDELLERIREIRASERRFYQKITDIYAQCSIDYQPKAELTIQFYKTVQNKLHWAITGKTAAELIAERADANKPNMGLTTWKNAPHGKVLKSDITTAKNYLVESEIKELEGIVSMYLDYAENQARRQIVMKMQDWVQKLDAFLQFNEYEILQDAGKVSHQVAVTLAEKEYAKFRVVQDQNFESDFDKTIKKLEKRLK; from the coding sequence ATGGCGGATATGGAAGGAATCGTGGATAGTGATATTATTTTTTATACGGCACCGGACGGGGCGATTCGTATTGAAGTCGTATATCAAGATGAGACTTTTTGGCTTACCATAAATCGCATGGCAGAGTTGTTTGGCACGAGTAAACAAAATATCAGTCATCACCTACAAAATATTTACAGTGAGAATGAGCTGGATCGAGAAGCAACTGTCAAAGAAATTTTGACAGTTCAAATGGAAGGGCAACGGGAAGTTTCCCGTAAGCTTGAATATTATAATCTGGATGCCGTTATTGCGGTTGGATATCGGGTGAGCAGTCGTCAGGCAACCCAATTTAGGGTTTGGGCAACACAAACCTTAAAGGAATTTATTATTAAAGGATTTGTTCTGGATGATGAACGCTTAAAACAAGGCAAGCGTTTTGGCAAAGATTACTTTGATGAATTATTAGAACGCATTCGGGAGATTAGAGCTTCCGAGCGGCGTTTTTATCAAAAGATTACTGATATTTATGCGCAATGTAGTATTGATTATCAACCCAAGGCCGAATTGACCATACAGTTTTATAAAACCGTTCAGAATAAATTGCATTGGGCTATTACTGGTAAAACAGCTGCTGAACTCATTGCGGAGCGAGCGGATGCCAACAAGCCTAATATGGGTCTTACTACTTGGAAGAACGCGCCCCATGGGAAAGTTTTAAAATCAGATATTACTACAGCTAAAAATTATTTAGTTGAATCAGAGATTAAGGAACTGGAAGGCATTGTCAGTATGTATCTTGACTATGCAGAAAATCAGGCCAGGCGTCAGATTGTCATGAAAATGCAGGATTGGGTTCAGAAATTAGATGCCTTTTTACAATTCAACGAATACGAGATTTTACAGGATGCGGGCAAAGTATCGCACCAGGTGGCCGTAACGTTAGCGGAAAAAGAATATGCCAAATTTAGAGTCGTCCAAGATCAAAATTTTGAATCGGATTTTGATAAAACAATTAAGAAACTGGAAAAGCGTTTAAAATAA
- a CDS encoding PspC domain-containing protein → MGWLIRAGVYLLSGFTIWQFVQGPADVAGLHKHLSLDQVHGMVLGVCAGISNYTGIDVSLIRLVWALSVFYRGIGIALYILAFLIMPVS, encoded by the coding sequence ATGGGATGGCTGATTCGCGCCGGAGTTTATCTCTTGAGTGGTTTTACTATTTGGCAGTTTGTCCAGGGACCCGCAGACGTTGCAGGACTTCATAAACATTTGTCCCTAGACCAGGTCCACGGTATGGTATTGGGTGTTTGTGCCGGTATCAGCAATTATACAGGCATTGATGTGTCATTAATACGGTTGGTGTGGGCCCTGTCTGTCTTTTATCGCGGTATAGGCATTGCCTTATACATACTGGCGTTTCTGATTATGCCGGTATCATAA
- a CDS encoding CZB domain-containing protein, which produces MNQINGVRTQVSSMHLPYKAADIIELAKTDHLIWKAHINYMLRGLLTLEVANVRNHHACRLGKWYFGEGQKLFGHIAIYKNMDGVHHKFHEYCAEAIELYQRKDYAGSQKMAAEIEKLSNEVMSMLDQIKKLVK; this is translated from the coding sequence ATGAATCAGATCAATGGGGTTCGAACCCAAGTCAGCAGTATGCATTTGCCTTACAAGGCAGCTGACATTATTGAACTGGCGAAAACCGACCATCTGATTTGGAAGGCTCACATTAACTATATGTTGCGAGGACTCCTCACGCTGGAGGTGGCTAATGTACGAAATCATCACGCATGCCGCCTGGGTAAATGGTATTTCGGAGAAGGACAAAAGCTGTTTGGCCACATTGCGATATATAAAAATATGGACGGGGTTCATCATAAATTTCATGAATATTGCGCGGAAGCTATTGAACTTTACCAACGAAAAGATTATGCCGGGTCGCAAAAAATGGCGGCGGAGATTGAGAAATTATCTAATGAAGTAATGTCGATGCTTGATCAGATCAAAAAACTGGTGAAGTAG
- a CDS encoding spore coat protein CotJB, which produces MDDDRQRALLLKVQEMEFVAVELNLYLDTHPCDADAINDYNCAVKELRKYKEKYESEYGPLLNFGFGGFSRKPWQWIESPWPWEL; this is translated from the coding sequence ATGGACGATGACAGACAAAGGGCATTGCTATTAAAAGTTCAGGAAATGGAATTCGTGGCCGTAGAACTTAACTTGTATTTAGATACTCACCCCTGTGATGCGGACGCGATAAATGATTACAATTGCGCCGTAAAAGAGTTGCGAAAATATAAGGAAAAATATGAATCTGAATATGGTCCGCTCTTAAATTTCGGATTCGGCGGTTTCAGCCGAAAACCATGGCAGTGGATAGAAAGCCCATGGCCGTGGGAACTGTAA
- a CDS encoding manganese catalase family protein, with protein MWIYEKKLEHPIRVTCPDVKFAKLVITQYGGPDGELSASLRYLNQRYSMPTDKAKALLTDIGTEELAHMEMIAALVYKLTQGADCEDFKEAGWGGQFVQHDCSLFWSDANGIPWSAKYIASLGDPITDLTEDMAAEQKARTTYEHLIACTDDPCVKSSLRFLWQREVVHFQRFGETLNDVQEWMAKSHVWTGHKCGCE; from the coding sequence ATGTGGATATATGAGAAAAAGCTGGAGCACCCCATACGGGTTACATGCCCGGACGTTAAGTTTGCCAAGCTTGTCATTACCCAATATGGCGGTCCCGACGGAGAACTGTCAGCTTCGCTCCGATATTTGAATCAGCGGTATAGTATGCCGACAGATAAGGCGAAAGCCCTACTTACGGATATTGGGACAGAAGAATTGGCACATATGGAAATGATTGCCGCGCTTGTATATAAATTAACCCAGGGGGCAGACTGTGAAGACTTTAAGGAAGCCGGCTGGGGCGGACAGTTTGTGCAGCATGACTGCTCGCTTTTCTGGTCGGATGCCAATGGAATACCCTGGAGTGCCAAATACATCGCCTCCCTGGGCGACCCCATCACCGACCTGACGGAAGATATGGCGGCCGAGCAGAAAGCCCGGACCACTTATGAACATTTAATCGCCTGTACCGACGACCCTTGCGTGAAAAGCAGCCTGCGCTTTTTGTGGCAGCGGGAAGTTGTTCATTTCCAGCGTTTCGGCGAGACCTTAAACGACGTCCAGGAATGGATGGCCAAGTCGCACGTCTGGACGGGGCACAAGTGCGGGTGCGAGTAA
- a CDS encoding spore coat associated protein CotJA encodes MKKTRSRGYSGSSKLKKVKTEMDIMEPDDIDEMEEMEDMDVEGIDRDEDAGQYMEDMDCEDREPKKKMKHTECKCTETGILAHAYVPWQCYETAFSPCEALMKGTLFPELWGVYPIPE; translated from the coding sequence ATGAAAAAAACCAGAAGTCGTGGGTATTCTGGATCATCTAAACTGAAAAAAGTCAAAACAGAGATGGATATAATGGAACCCGACGATATTGATGAAATGGAAGAAATGGAAGATATGGACGTGGAAGGCATTGATAGGGATGAGGATGCCGGACAATATATGGAAGACATGGACTGCGAAGATAGAGAACCAAAAAAGAAAATGAAACACACGGAGTGCAAATGCACGGAGACGGGGATTCTTGCCCATGCGTATGTGCCATGGCAATGTTATGAGACGGCTTTTAGTCCCTGTGAAGCATTGATGAAAGGCACTCTTTTCCCCGAACTTTGGGGCGTATATCCTATCCCGGAATAA
- a CDS encoding manganese catalase family protein has translation MEIIVVLVYKLTQGADCEDFKEAGWDGQFVQHDCSLFWSDANGIPWSAKYIASLGYPITDLTENMVAEQKDRTTYEHLIASA, from the coding sequence ATGGAAATCATCGTCGTGCTTGTATATAAATTAACTCAAGGGGCAGACTGTGAAGACTTTAAGGAAGCCGGCTGGGACGGACAGTTCGTGCAGCATGACTGCTCGCTCTTCTGGTCGGATGCCAATGGAATACCCTGGAGCGCCAAATACATCGCCTCCCTGGGCTATCCCATCACCGACCTGACGGAAAATATGGTGGCCGAGCAGAAAGACCGGACCACTTATGAACATTTAATCGCCTCTGCGTGA
- the trmB gene encoding tRNA (guanosine(46)-N7)-methyltransferase TrmB: MRLRKKPWVAEALAGYGDIVLKADDYKGQWRELLGNNLPLHVEVGTGKGQFIAGMAERYKGELNFIGLEAQQDVLIYAAKKVREQQLNNVRLLVFNINDILDLFAPGEVERLYINFCDPWPKNRHARRRLTHSGFLAKYRTVLVPGGQVYFKTDNEKLFEFSLNQFADSGAKLANITFDLHNSGYQGNIMTEYETRFSSRGMRIYRCEITLG, translated from the coding sequence TTGCGACTCAGGAAAAAGCCGTGGGTGGCGGAGGCTCTGGCCGGCTATGGCGATATTGTATTAAAGGCTGATGATTATAAAGGACAATGGCGGGAACTATTGGGAAACAATCTGCCGCTTCATGTGGAAGTGGGAACAGGTAAAGGCCAGTTCATAGCGGGAATGGCGGAACGGTATAAAGGCGAACTTAACTTTATTGGACTGGAAGCCCAGCAGGATGTATTAATATACGCCGCTAAAAAAGTGCGGGAGCAGCAACTGAACAATGTAAGGCTGCTGGTATTTAATATCAATGATATTCTCGACCTGTTTGCGCCGGGAGAGGTCGAGCGGCTGTATATCAACTTCTGTGATCCCTGGCCTAAAAACCGCCACGCCAGACGCCGGCTCACTCATAGCGGCTTCCTTGCAAAATACCGCACCGTACTTGTGCCGGGCGGGCAAGTCTATTTCAAGACCGACAACGAGAAACTATTTGAGTTTTCCTTAAATCAATTTGCCGATTCTGGGGCAAAACTTGCGAATATAACCTTTGATCTTCATAATAGCGGCTATCAAGGCAATATAATGACGGAATATGAAACCAGATTCAGTTCCCGGGGCATGCGGATTTATCGCTGTGAAATTACATTAGGGTAA
- a CDS encoding sigma-54-dependent Fis family transcriptional regulator encodes MIRERRNRAKLEQYYHKFITTGEMDPNVHPWVAESWQRSRDRGISRDAVTIKAKLTKEQLAARRQRYQAAISFLDGLYGEIRELFTTYNLSMLLLDYECYALKNYAMPFYQKTTGELEGARLTEADTGTSSISLSYRHKAPFFLFGPEMWIASCQNEEACSAPIFVDNQVKFVVTVVSIQQENLPHDTIIALVLSIKFAMEQHLSLVARLNAKHTILDAVPLAVYHILPGGEVSYANKLGLKRLAGIIPAGTTALAPAGEGPNLNEVLFNYRHTPIYKGFLGIPSYNREATWITGRKTYEDITTVVPLYDDDGEVGSIVAVSLPIEDLRTLVAHTAGYTARYSLASMVGKAGIFVAMQEKAGRAARHDHHTLLQGEAGTGKQRLAHGIHQGSSRAAGPLIAVKCSDLPPELLETELFGASAVRGEGRPGKLELANGGTLFLDEVEKLPAQLMSNLVETLIAGQLCRVGENVPRPLDIRVISASDGDLKRLTEKGNFLPALYDVLSKVVIRIPALRSRKDDIPLLAEHIIGELAGMHGMPPKKLSAEAAELIMSYEWPGNIKQLQSVIEQAFFRTAGDTISAKDITIPGETGLSRAWKEDKAAFIEAWNAAGGNISRLANMLDVSRVTLYRYLKKYGLDKE; translated from the coding sequence ATGATTCGAGAACGACGCAACAGGGCCAAACTGGAACAGTATTATCATAAATTTATTACAACAGGGGAAATGGACCCCAACGTACATCCCTGGGTGGCGGAATCCTGGCAGCGCAGCCGGGACAGAGGAATCAGCCGGGACGCAGTAACCATTAAAGCAAAGCTGACTAAAGAGCAACTGGCTGCCCGCCGGCAGCGGTATCAGGCCGCCATCAGTTTTCTGGACGGACTGTACGGCGAAATCCGTGAGCTGTTTACTACCTATAATTTAAGTATGCTGCTCCTTGATTATGAGTGTTACGCCCTGAAAAATTACGCCATGCCTTTTTATCAGAAAACGACGGGAGAGTTGGAAGGAGCCAGACTGACGGAAGCGGATACCGGTACTTCCAGTATCAGCCTGTCGTACCGGCATAAAGCCCCTTTCTTTCTATTCGGACCGGAAATGTGGATTGCCAGCTGCCAAAATGAAGAGGCTTGCTCCGCTCCTATTTTTGTAGATAACCAGGTCAAATTTGTCGTAACAGTTGTATCCATCCAACAGGAAAACCTTCCCCATGATACTATTATTGCCCTGGTGCTTAGCATCAAGTTTGCCATGGAACAGCACTTAAGCCTGGTTGCCCGTTTGAATGCCAAGCATACTATTCTTGATGCCGTGCCGCTGGCAGTATACCACATTCTGCCCGGCGGGGAGGTATCCTACGCCAACAAGCTGGGGCTTAAGCGCCTGGCCGGCATCATACCGGCGGGAACTACAGCCCTTGCACCTGCCGGGGAAGGCCCCAATCTCAACGAAGTTCTCTTTAATTACCGGCATACGCCAATTTACAAAGGTTTCCTTGGTATTCCTTCCTACAACCGCGAGGCAACCTGGATTACCGGGCGCAAAACCTACGAAGATATTACGACGGTGGTACCGCTTTATGATGATGACGGGGAAGTGGGCAGCATTGTGGCGGTTTCGCTGCCGATCGAGGACTTGCGAACACTGGTGGCCCATACTGCCGGCTATACTGCCCGCTACAGTCTCGCCAGCATGGTGGGGAAGGCCGGCATCTTTGTTGCCATGCAGGAAAAGGCTGGCCGGGCGGCCCGGCATGACCATCATACCCTGCTGCAAGGCGAAGCAGGTACCGGCAAGCAGCGGTTGGCCCACGGTATTCACCAGGGCAGTTCCCGGGCGGCGGGACCACTGATTGCGGTTAAGTGCAGCGATTTGCCGCCTGAACTGTTGGAAACCGAACTTTTTGGCGCCAGCGCCGTGCGCGGCGAGGGCCGGCCGGGAAAACTGGAACTGGCCAATGGGGGGACCTTGTTTTTGGATGAGGTGGAAAAACTGCCGGCTCAGTTGATGAGTAATTTGGTTGAGACGCTCATTGCCGGCCAATTGTGCCGCGTTGGCGAAAATGTGCCCCGGCCCCTTGATATCCGCGTGATTTCCGCTTCTGACGGCGATCTGAAACGGCTAACGGAAAAAGGAAATTTTTTGCCGGCTTTATATGATGTCTTGTCAAAAGTTGTAATCCGTATTCCTGCTTTAAGAAGCAGAAAAGATGATATACCTTTGCTGGCTGAACATATCATCGGGGAATTGGCCGGCATGCACGGTATGCCGCCGAAAAAACTATCGGCTGAGGCGGCGGAACTGATAATGTCCTATGAATGGCCAGGCAATATCAAACAGCTTCAAAGCGTGATTGAACAAGCTTTTTTCCGGACTGCCGGCGACACCATCAGCGCCAAGGATATTACCATACCGGGTGAAACCGGCCTCAGCCGCGCCTGGAAAGAAGATAAAGCTGCCTTTATCGAAGCCTGGAATGCGGCGGGGGGCAATATCAGCCGGCTGGCCAACATGCTGGATGTCAGCCGGGTGACATTGTATCGGTATTTAAAGAAGTACGGCCTGGACAAAGAGTAA
- a CDS encoding YncE family protein, with protein sequence MGTTAYKLLVIDGASHTLLAVDGPSGKILHELSFPPDYTPTDIAVNIECTRAYLPAASTSGNNVIFAVDLKDYSLSRLSISIPYPAQFTLSPDNDYTAAYLTDPAGTLYRLDLKTMTLAGLGTPGTKASCVGLATDNTALYSAWEHESGGTVAVFSLQGRLVWQRDVAGIPTNIILDSGRCLLVPFTNTAFTGEGVVLFNIARKNLTTPTVITVQCPSCPSGLAAYPCHAAVPPDGKTAYIASEDSSSVIVLDLASARIIDRFVIGRSISRLYLIPDSHLAIASSNLFGDLCCIDLNCGELLSVTATNRQLLSYIAVLPAGEPS encoded by the coding sequence ATGGGGACTACAGCCTATAAGTTACTGGTGATTGATGGCGCCAGTCACACCCTGCTGGCCGTTGACGGTCCTAGCGGCAAGATATTGCATGAATTGAGTTTCCCCCCGGACTATACACCGACTGACATTGCCGTAAATATTGAATGTACCCGTGCCTACCTTCCTGCCGCCAGTACCAGTGGCAACAACGTCATATTTGCAGTAGACTTAAAAGATTATTCCCTATCCCGTCTGTCAATCTCAATTCCATACCCGGCCCAATTTACACTGAGCCCTGATAACGACTATACCGCCGCTTATCTCACTGATCCCGCCGGAACCCTATACCGTCTGGACCTAAAGACAATGACTCTGGCCGGGCTGGGAACGCCGGGGACAAAAGCCTCCTGCGTCGGTTTAGCCACGGATAATACCGCTTTATATAGTGCCTGGGAACATGAATCCGGCGGTACGGTGGCGGTTTTTAGCTTACAAGGCAGGCTTGTTTGGCAGCGCGATGTTGCCGGAATTCCTACAAATATTATTCTTGACAGCGGCCGCTGCCTCCTGGTCCCCTTTACCAATACGGCATTTACCGGTGAAGGAGTAGTGCTGTTCAATATTGCCAGGAAGAATCTCACGACTCCTACCGTGATTACTGTCCAGTGCCCCAGTTGTCCCAGTGGTTTAGCCGCTTATCCCTGTCATGCAGCCGTCCCGCCTGATGGTAAAACGGCGTATATCGCAAGTGAGGATAGTTCTTCTGTCATCGTCCTGGATCTTGCGTCGGCACGGATTATCGACCGCTTTGTGATCGGTCGCTCAATATCCCGGCTTTACCTGATTCCCGACAGCCATTTAGCTATTGCCAGCAGCAACTTGTTCGGCGATCTTTGTTGTATTGACCTGAATTGCGGGGAACTTCTTTCCGTCACGGCAACTAACCGTCAGCTCTTAAGCTATATTGCCGTATTACCTGCCGGCGAGCCTTCATAG